The following coding sequences are from one Parabacteroides pacaensis window:
- a CDS encoding PDDEXK nuclease domain-containing protein: protein MDKKNNIIPDSLVADVRNIIEEGRRRAFAAAGQVAILTYWNVGRRIVEEEQQGNARADYGKGLIPALADRLTVEYGPGYGRRNLAYYRKFYLEFSDLEILHTRVQNLNWSHIRRILSVSNPEAREWYLKTAADDMWSVKTLDRNISTQYFERRLAAQREDLAIPTPQNGADPMEYIKNPMVAEFMGFHRDNNYSESQLEEALIDNLEKFILELGRGFAFVERQQHIVTDTADFYIDLVFYNFKMKRFVIFELKTHKLTHQDIGQLDMYVRMYDDLVKGADDAPTVGVLLCTDTDSTIARYSVLHDNDQLYAAKYMTYMPTEDELRNEIEQQKRFFLEQHGNE from the coding sequence ATGGATAAGAAGAATAATATCATACCAGATTCATTGGTTGCCGATGTACGCAACATAATTGAGGAAGGACGCCGACGCGCTTTTGCAGCAGCAGGACAGGTCGCTATTCTGACCTATTGGAATGTCGGTCGACGTATTGTGGAGGAGGAACAACAAGGCAACGCCCGGGCTGACTATGGCAAGGGTCTTATCCCAGCCCTTGCGGATAGGCTTACTGTTGAATATGGTCCAGGATACGGTCGACGTAATTTGGCTTATTATCGCAAATTTTATTTGGAATTCAGCGATTTAGAGATTTTGCACACACGTGTGCAAAATCTGAACTGGTCGCATATTCGTCGCATACTCTCCGTAAGTAATCCAGAAGCCCGTGAATGGTATCTCAAAACTGCAGCAGATGATATGTGGAGTGTCAAGACACTTGACCGCAATATCTCTACGCAATATTTCGAGCGAAGACTTGCCGCACAGCGTGAAGACCTTGCAATCCCTACACCTCAGAATGGAGCCGACCCGATGGAATATATTAAAAATCCTATGGTAGCAGAGTTTATGGGTTTCCATCGTGATAATAACTACTCTGAATCTCAATTAGAGGAGGCTCTTATCGATAATCTTGAAAAATTCATCCTTGAACTTGGACGAGGTTTTGCCTTTGTAGAGAGGCAGCAGCATATTGTTACCGATACAGCCGATTTCTATATCGATTTGGTGTTCTACAATTTCAAGATGAAGCGGTTTGTGATTTTCGAGTTAAAGACGCACAAACTGACTCACCAGGATATCGGGCAGTTGGATATGTATGTGCGTATGTACGACGACTTGGTAAAAGGGGCTGATGACGCACCGACCGTAGGAGTTTTGCTGTGTACTGATACCGACAGCACCATCGCACGATACTCAGTTCTTCACGACAACGACCAACTCTATGCTGCAAAGTATATGACCTATATGCCAACCGAAGATGAATTGCGGAATGAGATTGAGCAACAAAAGCGATTCTTTTTGGAACAGCACGGAAATGAGTAA
- a CDS encoding DUF2795 domain-containing protein, with protein sequence MYWTLELASKLEDAPWPATKDELIDYAQRSGAPLEVIENLQEMEDEGEIYECMEDIWPDYPSKEDFFFNEEEY encoded by the coding sequence ATGTATTGGACATTAGAATTAGCATCGAAACTGGAAGATGCTCCATGGCCGGCAACCAAAGATGAGTTGATTGACTATGCCCAGCGTTCCGGTGCACCGTTAGAGGTAATAGAGAATTTACAAGAAATGGAAGATGAGGGTGAGATTTATGAATGCATGGAGGATATCTGGCCTGATTATCCAAGTAAGGAAGATTTCTTCTTTAACGAGGAAGAATATTAG
- a CDS encoding cob(I)yrinic acid a,c-diamide adenosyltransferase has translation MNKSLIYTRTGDKGTTSLVGGQRVSKAHQRLESYGSIDELNSFIGLLIDALNDQNDKDFLHFVQHKLFTIGSYLATDQENTALRIESKVTDDSILRIEKEIDRLDGALPKQTNFVLPGGGRPASLAHVCRTVCRRAEREIYRLAETVPVEDNVLKFINRLSDYFFVLARKECILQNGEEIIWDYSSI, from the coding sequence ATGAATAAAAGCCTGATTTATACTCGTACCGGAGATAAAGGAACTACCTCTTTGGTAGGAGGTCAACGTGTATCCAAAGCACATCAACGACTTGAAAGTTACGGTTCCATAGATGAGTTGAATTCTTTTATCGGATTGTTGATAGACGCATTGAACGATCAGAATGATAAAGATTTTCTGCATTTTGTACAACATAAACTATTTACAATTGGTTCTTATCTTGCAACCGATCAGGAGAACACGGCGTTACGGATAGAAAGTAAGGTCACAGACGACAGTATTCTGCGGATAGAAAAGGAAATAGATCGTTTGGACGGAGCTTTACCCAAGCAAACTAATTTTGTTCTTCCCGGCGGAGGGCGGCCTGCTTCTTTAGCGCACGTATGCCGTACCGTTTGCCGTAGGGCGGAAAGGGAAATATACCGGCTTGCAGAAACTGTTCCGGTAGAAGATAACGTGTTGAAATTCATCAACAGGCTATCTGATTATTTCTTTGTCCTGGCAAGAAAAGAGTGTATTCTTCAGAATGGAGAAGAAATTATATGGGATTATAGTAGTATCTAA